In Desulfonatronum thioautotrophicum, a genomic segment contains:
- the phnC gene encoding phosphonate ABC transporter ATP-binding protein produces MTTQSSSATDEPRTTPEDRAAQAAPSSGTTLEIRNLVKAYTPGKPVLNSLNLSLNGSGLTAIIGPSGTGKSTLIRCINRLVEPTSGEIRFQGQDLVRLRGKALRQARRRIGMVFQEYNLVERLTVLENVLCGRLGYVSAWRAWLRRFSRTDIDAAFNLLEHVGLSDFALQRADALSGGQRQRVGIARAVMQDPGLLLADEPTSSLDPKTSVEIMELMAELGRRQSIPIIVNIHNVALASRFAERIIGLSQGHIIFDGPPQAITDEILKQIYGGQEWLPQTSSPKAS; encoded by the coding sequence ATGACCACGCAATCCTCATCCGCTACGGATGAACCGCGAACCACTCCGGAGGACAGGGCGGCTCAGGCCGCCCCGTCCTCCGGGACCACCCTGGAAATCCGGAACCTCGTCAAAGCCTACACGCCCGGCAAGCCGGTCCTGAACAGCCTGAACCTCTCCCTGAACGGCAGTGGCCTGACTGCGATCATCGGCCCGTCCGGCACGGGAAAAAGTACGCTGATTCGCTGCATCAACCGGCTGGTGGAACCCACATCCGGAGAAATCCGTTTTCAGGGACAGGATCTGGTCCGACTACGGGGCAAAGCCCTGCGCCAGGCCCGACGTCGGATCGGGATGGTCTTTCAGGAATACAACCTGGTGGAGCGACTCACGGTTCTGGAGAACGTGCTTTGCGGTCGGCTGGGCTATGTATCGGCATGGCGGGCCTGGCTGCGCCGATTTTCCCGAACAGACATCGACGCAGCCTTCAATCTGCTGGAGCATGTCGGCCTAAGCGATTTTGCACTGCAACGGGCCGACGCCCTGTCCGGGGGGCAACGCCAGCGAGTGGGCATCGCCCGGGCCGTGATGCAGGATCCCGGTCTGCTTCTGGCTGATGAGCCCACGTCGTCTCTGGATCCCAAGACATCCGTGGAGATCATGGAACTGATGGCCGAACTGGGCCGCAGGCAATCCATCCCGATCATTGTGAACATCCACAATGTAGCCCTGGCATCACGGTTTGCCGAGCGGATCATCGGGCTCTCCCAGGGCCACATCATCTTTGACGGACCGCCTCAGGCGATCACGGACGAAATCCTCAAGCAAATTTACGGCGGTCAGGAATGGCTCCCCCAGACCTCCTCCCCAAAAGCCTCCTGA
- the phnE gene encoding phosphonate ABC transporter, permease protein PhnE: protein MTNASPRANPFRTGWPARIGWTLLAIYTLYALSILDFSWPRFITGLENGAVFLGRMWPPDFERWRIMVEDLIESLQIAVLASAIGVTLSLPIGFLAARNLMPPVVTWPVRGFIVLCRSFHPVIMAILFVKAIGFGAAAGIAALVVFSIGFIAKLFAEAVEEISLKQVEAVRATGASFMNVIIFAVMPQVFSRFLNFSTYQMEVNLRNSTMVGIVGAGGIGGTLFAAFQRFDYDFVAAILLTIIALIMVGEFLTDRVRAIFQ from the coding sequence ATGACCAACGCCTCGCCCCGTGCAAATCCTTTCCGCACCGGATGGCCCGCCCGGATTGGATGGACCCTCCTGGCCATATACACCCTTTATGCCCTGTCCATCCTGGATTTCAGCTGGCCCCGGTTTATTACAGGTCTGGAAAACGGTGCCGTATTTCTGGGACGGATGTGGCCGCCTGATTTCGAGCGGTGGAGGATCATGGTCGAGGACCTGATCGAAAGCCTGCAGATCGCCGTGCTGGCTTCGGCCATTGGGGTGACCCTCTCCTTGCCCATCGGTTTTTTGGCGGCGCGCAACCTGATGCCGCCCGTGGTGACCTGGCCTGTACGCGGCTTCATCGTCCTGTGCCGCTCCTTCCATCCGGTGATCATGGCCATTTTGTTCGTCAAGGCCATCGGCTTCGGTGCCGCGGCCGGCATCGCCGCGCTGGTGGTCTTTTCCATCGGCTTTATCGCCAAGCTGTTCGCCGAGGCAGTGGAGGAAATCTCCCTGAAACAGGTGGAGGCCGTGCGCGCCACCGGGGCCTCGTTCATGAACGTGATCATCTTCGCGGTCATGCCCCAGGTATTCAGCCGATTTCTGAATTTCAGCACCTACCAGATGGAGGTCAATCTGCGGAATTCCACCATGGTCGGAATTGTCGGAGCCGGTGGCATCGGCGGCACCCTGTTCGCCGCGTTTCAACGCTTTGACTATGATTTTGTCGCGGCCATCCTCCTGACCATCATCGCGTTGATCATGGTCGGCGAATTTCTTACGGACCGGGTGAGGGCGATCTTCCAATGA
- the phnE gene encoding phosphonate ABC transporter, permease protein PhnE, producing MTAPAHEWHRFSRGRRFLRFVVYLVSVAAVVFSLRTVEIIPEFLLDAPQQMADMLSRMWPMDTSHYAKGVHQALIETIHVATLGTIGTVFLAVPTALLASNRIMPWRVVNTLARLILVSSRSVNTLVWALLFVAVFGPGAVAGTMAIAFRSIGFVGKLLSEALEETSAGPVEALRATGASWLSVFTKGYWPQVQPAFWSIILFRWDINVRESAVLGLVGAGGIGMALDTAMNLFYWDRVSLILLSIFVVVILVEILVTSIRKRII from the coding sequence ATGACCGCCCCAGCCCATGAATGGCATCGATTCAGTCGAGGGCGTCGCTTCCTGCGGTTCGTGGTCTACCTGGTCTCCGTGGCTGCGGTGGTCTTCTCGCTGCGCACCGTGGAGATCATTCCGGAATTTCTCCTGGACGCCCCGCAACAGATGGCCGACATGCTCTCCAGGATGTGGCCGATGGACACAAGCCACTATGCCAAGGGCGTCCACCAGGCTCTGATTGAAACCATTCACGTCGCCACCCTGGGAACCATTGGCACAGTCTTTCTGGCCGTGCCCACGGCGCTGCTGGCCTCAAACCGGATCATGCCCTGGCGGGTGGTGAACACCCTGGCCAGATTGATCCTGGTCTCCTCGCGTTCCGTAAATACTCTGGTATGGGCACTGCTGTTCGTTGCCGTGTTTGGCCCGGGAGCCGTCGCCGGAACCATGGCTATTGCCTTTCGTTCCATCGGCTTCGTGGGCAAGCTGCTCTCCGAGGCCCTCGAGGAGACTTCCGCCGGTCCGGTGGAGGCCCTTCGGGCCACCGGGGCTTCCTGGCTCAGCGTGTTCACCAAAGGGTACTGGCCGCAAGTCCAGCCAGCCTTCTGGTCGATCATCCTCTTTCGCTGGGACATCAATGTCCGTGAATCCGCTGTTCTCGGGCTGGTAGGGGCCGGCGGCATAGGCATGGCCCTGGATACGGCCATGAACCTGTTCTATTGGGACCGTGTTTCCCTCATCCTGCTCTCCATTTTTGTCGTGGTCATTCTGGTGGAAATTTTGGTCACGAGCATCCGCAAGCGCATTATCTGA
- a CDS encoding TraR/DksA family transcriptional regulator codes for MTHDQLFVFRNLLHGLMDQIRNKDKATAEAISEVYQACPDLNDRATLEAERTMLILLGQRERSLLQQIREALSRIDEGSYGICQECGDSIPRKRLEFQPTSTLCVHCQQDQEQEAAMNGFSWA; via the coding sequence ATGACCCACGATCAACTGTTCGTTTTTCGGAACTTGCTGCACGGCCTGATGGATCAGATCCGGAACAAGGATAAAGCGACGGCCGAAGCCATTAGCGAGGTTTATCAAGCCTGCCCGGACCTGAACGACCGGGCCACCCTGGAAGCGGAACGCACCATGCTCATCCTGCTCGGCCAACGCGAGCGCAGCCTGTTGCAGCAGATCCGCGAAGCCCTTTCCCGCATTGACGAAGGATCCTACGGGATCTGCCAGGAATGCGGCGACTCAATTCCCAGAAAACGTCTGGAATTTCAACCCACATCCACCCTTTGCGTCCACTGCCAGCAGGACCAGGAACAGGAAGCCGCCATGAACGGATTTTCCTGGGCCTGA
- a CDS encoding lysophospholipid acyltransferase family protein translates to MSATSQHCLIDLPSPFMRPLPNRLFGLVKPSLEKMLALRYLNRKYAEIVDGLGHARESRPQEDFLERALRVLHVGIVLDERELERIPPKGPVVVVANHPFGALEGLVMAAVLRRRRPDVKIMANHLLRRVQELQDLFLFVDPFEGGASTIQRNASALRKILGWLRSEGVLGVFPAGEVSHLQVRRRTMGDPPWSESMARIIRKTGATAVPMFFQGTNGPMFHLAGLIHPRLRTMLLPHALVRKAGSEVRVRIGRPLGPKHLANCSTDAEMIAYLRHRTYLLNCGGKQRPKQIHPSLPNGTDGITTLLPPVQNSLQREQQTLSAEQLLLETEDFCVHLAQALDIPNLLHEIGRLREVTFRDAGEGTGKEVDLDIFDAHYLHLFLWDKQAKRIAGAYRLGRTDEILKKHGPKGLYTNTLFAFQSRFWNEIDPALEMGRSFVRPEYQKSYAPLLLLWKGIARFILRNPEYRTLFGPVSIDNEYHRFSRQLIVGFLRANGHMHELADHVRPRRPFRQRRIFRLDDSLLTMMSKTIDDISDIITDIDRHKSGVPVLLRQYLKLGGKMLGFNVDREFSNVLDGLVLVDLLQTDRKTLDRYLGKEGALEFLAVHRVGEAESVGRKDSSPGGDLAAMTG, encoded by the coding sequence ATGAGCGCCACTTCCCAGCATTGCCTGATCGACCTGCCGTCTCCCTTCATGCGTCCGCTTCCGAACAGGTTGTTCGGATTGGTCAAGCCTTCTCTGGAGAAGATGCTGGCCTTGCGGTATTTGAATCGAAAATACGCTGAGATCGTGGACGGGCTGGGCCATGCCCGGGAAAGTCGTCCGCAAGAGGATTTCTTGGAGCGGGCTCTTCGCGTGTTGCATGTGGGCATTGTTCTGGATGAGCGCGAGCTGGAGCGCATTCCGCCAAAGGGACCGGTGGTCGTGGTGGCCAATCACCCTTTCGGAGCTCTTGAGGGGTTGGTCATGGCCGCTGTGTTGCGCAGGCGGCGGCCGGATGTGAAGATCATGGCCAATCATCTGCTTCGAAGGGTGCAGGAGCTGCAGGATCTGTTTCTGTTTGTTGACCCCTTTGAGGGAGGAGCGTCCACGATACAGCGAAATGCATCGGCCTTACGGAAAATCTTGGGCTGGTTGCGGTCGGAGGGCGTATTGGGCGTGTTTCCAGCCGGCGAAGTCTCTCATTTGCAAGTTCGGCGGCGGACCATGGGCGACCCACCCTGGAGCGAGTCCATGGCCAGGATCATTCGCAAGACCGGGGCCACGGCGGTACCGATGTTCTTCCAAGGTACCAACGGCCCCATGTTCCATCTGGCCGGATTGATTCATCCCCGCCTGAGGACCATGCTGCTCCCCCATGCCCTGGTGCGCAAGGCCGGATCGGAAGTCCGGGTGCGGATCGGACGCCCACTCGGGCCGAAGCATTTGGCCAACTGCTCCACGGATGCCGAGATGATCGCGTATCTGCGACACCGCACATATCTTTTAAACTGTGGGGGCAAGCAGCGGCCAAAGCAGATACATCCCTCTTTACCCAACGGGACGGATGGGATCACCACTCTATTGCCACCGGTCCAAAACTCATTGCAGCGTGAACAGCAAACCCTGTCCGCGGAACAGCTGCTGCTGGAGACTGAGGACTTCTGCGTTCATCTTGCCCAGGCATTGGATATTCCCAATTTGCTGCACGAAATCGGTAGGTTGCGGGAAGTTACGTTCCGGGATGCCGGGGAAGGCACGGGCAAGGAGGTTGACCTGGATATTTTCGATGCCCACTACCTGCACCTGTTTCTCTGGGACAAACAGGCAAAACGGATCGCCGGAGCCTACAGACTGGGTCGCACGGACGAGATTCTGAAGAAGCATGGCCCCAAGGGGTTGTATACGAACACACTCTTTGCGTTCCAGTCCCGCTTCTGGAACGAGATTGATCCTGCCTTGGAAATGGGGCGGTCCTTTGTCCGGCCGGAATACCAGAAAAGTTACGCTCCGCTATTGTTGCTTTGGAAGGGCATCGCCCGATTCATTCTGCGCAATCCCGAATATCGGACCCTGTTCGGTCCGGTGAGTATCGACAACGAGTACCACCGCTTCTCCCGGCAACTGATCGTTGGTTTTTTGCGGGCCAACGGGCATATGCACGAACTGGCCGACCATGTACGGCCCCGCCGTCCTTTTCGTCAGCGGCGGATCTTCCGCCTGGACGACTCGTTGCTGACCATGATGTCCAAGACCATCGACGACATTTCGGACATCATTACGGACATAGATCGACACAAGTCCGGTGTTCCGGTGCTGCTCCGTCAATACCTGAAGCTGGGCGGCAAAATGCTCGGATTCAACGTTGATAGGGAATTCAGCAATGTCCTGGACGGCCTGGTCCTGGTGGACCTGCTCCAAACCGACCGGAAAACTCTGGATCGGTATCTGGGCAAGGAGGGGGCGCTGGAATTTCTTGCGGTGCACCGGGTTGGTGAAGCTGAATCCGTTGGAAGGAAGGACAGTTCACCCGGTGGCGATTTGGCTGCGATGACAGGTTGA
- a CDS encoding glycosyltransferase, producing the protein MEQTTKADLHVHSKYSKRPSQWVLQKIGCSESYTEPLHIYQTLRDKGMDLITITDHNTIEGSLEIAHLPDTFISEEITAYYPHDRCKVHVLAYNITEDQHREIQKYRDNVFELAEYLNQADILHALAHPLFSVNDKLTTAHFEQLLLLFKIFEINGARDEHLNTNLQKILATLTPVDIRRLENIHDRAALIKEPWIKHLTGGSDDHSSLNIARTHTVMTGKHNLSGFLQGIREGQSSFVGRSSSPQTLAHNLYSIAYQFYKEKFQLGKHVNKDILLKFIDRNLDPGHKDETGLLGSLHALWSQRLRPRIGGTSWRNPPEQLQDLLRHETAKLIWNDPKLMDIVRSGDSSQEGQDKAWFAFVNRSANKVLKHSADHMLRKISQGSIFDIFHSLGSAGALYTLLMPYFLSYSLFAHDRKFSGDVRKAFAATKNLPLTDADSGPRVAHFTDTFYEVNGVALTLQQQLSMARSSSKNMTIITCAPDEAVPSADGVRNFAPIGVFELPEYPELKLFYPPLLEMMHFCFENQINHIHTATPGPIGLAALALAKLMHLPIYGTYHTSLPQYTQYLTQDSAMEELMWRFTLWYYDQMDLVFAPSHATANELIAKGLRPDKVQVYPRGIDIDRFHPSKRNGFYAKRHQLRDEIKLLYVGRVSKEKNLHILEEAYRRLQGEGRDVRLIVVGDGPYREQMERNLSGTQTIFTGYLDGDALAEAYASADIFVFPSTTDTFGNVVLEALASGLPVIVSAEGGPQENVIHDQTGIIVPTSTPQAYHQALANLLDNPPLLKTMSSQARNSMESRSFGASFDQVWSYYGQTG; encoded by the coding sequence ATGGAACAGACGACCAAGGCTGATCTGCACGTTCACTCCAAGTACTCCAAGCGACCATCGCAATGGGTTCTGCAGAAAATTGGCTGCTCGGAAAGCTACACCGAGCCGTTGCACATTTACCAGACCCTGCGAGACAAAGGCATGGACCTGATCACCATAACTGACCACAACACCATTGAAGGCAGTCTGGAAATCGCTCACCTGCCGGATACCTTTATCAGTGAAGAAATCACCGCCTATTATCCTCATGACCGTTGCAAGGTGCATGTCCTGGCCTACAACATCACCGAAGACCAACACCGGGAAATCCAGAAGTACCGGGACAATGTTTTCGAGCTGGCCGAATACCTGAACCAGGCAGATATACTCCACGCTCTGGCCCATCCGCTATTTTCGGTCAACGACAAGCTGACCACGGCCCACTTCGAACAACTGTTGCTTCTGTTCAAAATCTTCGAGATCAACGGCGCACGTGACGAGCATCTGAACACGAATTTACAAAAAATCCTGGCCACGCTCACACCCGTGGACATCCGGCGACTGGAGAACATCCACGACCGGGCGGCCCTGATCAAGGAACCCTGGATCAAGCACCTCACCGGCGGCTCGGACGACCACAGTTCCCTGAACATCGCCCGGACGCACACGGTAATGACCGGAAAGCATAACCTGTCCGGCTTTCTCCAAGGCATCCGAGAAGGCCAGTCGTCCTTTGTTGGCAGATCGTCCTCACCCCAGACCCTGGCCCATAACCTCTACAGCATTGCCTACCAGTTCTATAAAGAAAAATTTCAGCTCGGAAAGCACGTCAACAAGGACATCCTGCTCAAATTCATTGATCGAAATCTGGACCCAGGCCATAAGGACGAAACCGGCCTGCTGGGATCGCTGCACGCTCTCTGGTCACAACGGCTTCGTCCGAGAATCGGCGGCACATCCTGGCGTAATCCCCCGGAACAGCTTCAGGATCTGCTGCGTCACGAGACTGCCAAGCTGATTTGGAATGATCCCAAGCTGATGGACATCGTCCGATCCGGTGACAGCAGCCAGGAAGGTCAGGACAAGGCCTGGTTTGCGTTTGTGAACCGTTCGGCCAACAAGGTTCTGAAGCATTCCGCGGATCACATGCTCCGCAAAATCTCCCAGGGCAGCATCTTCGACATTTTCCACTCCCTGGGTTCCGCGGGTGCATTGTACACCTTGCTGATGCCCTATTTCCTGTCCTACTCGCTCTTTGCCCACGATCGCAAATTCAGTGGAGACGTCCGGAAGGCGTTTGCCGCAACCAAGAACCTGCCTTTGACAGATGCCGACTCCGGACCACGGGTGGCTCACTTCACGGACACCTTCTACGAAGTCAACGGCGTGGCCCTGACCCTCCAGCAACAACTGTCCATGGCCCGCTCTTCCAGCAAGAACATGACCATCATCACCTGCGCCCCTGATGAAGCGGTTCCCTCAGCGGACGGGGTTCGCAACTTCGCCCCCATCGGCGTGTTCGAGTTGCCAGAATACCCGGAACTTAAGCTTTTCTATCCACCGCTGCTGGAAATGATGCACTTCTGTTTCGAAAACCAAATCAATCACATACACACAGCGACTCCGGGCCCCATCGGCCTTGCCGCCTTGGCCCTGGCCAAGCTGATGCACTTGCCCATTTATGGCACCTATCACACCTCACTGCCGCAATACACCCAGTATCTGACTCAGGACTCGGCCATGGAGGAACTGATGTGGCGGTTCACACTGTGGTACTACGACCAGATGGACTTGGTCTTTGCTCCGTCCCATGCCACAGCCAACGAACTGATCGCCAAAGGCCTTCGACCGGACAAGGTTCAGGTCTATCCCCGGGGTATTGATATCGACCGGTTTCATCCCTCCAAACGCAATGGATTCTATGCCAAGCGCCACCAACTCCGGGATGAAATCAAGCTGCTCTACGTTGGGCGGGTTTCCAAGGAAAAGAACCTGCACATCCTGGAGGAAGCCTACCGGCGTCTCCAGGGTGAGGGCCGTGACGTGCGTCTGATCGTTGTCGGCGACGGGCCGTACCGGGAACAGATGGAGCGCAACCTCAGCGGCACCCAGACAATATTTACCGGCTACCTGGACGGCGACGCCCTGGCCGAAGCCTACGCCTCGGCGGATATCTTCGTCTTTCCCAGCACCACGGACACCTTTGGCAACGTGGTCCTGGAGGCCCTGGCCTCCGGCCTGCCAGTGATCGTCTCCGCCGAAGGCGGCCCCCAGGAAAACGTCATCCACGACCAGACCGGCATCATCGTCCCCACATCCACACCACAAGCCTACCATCAGGCCTTGGCCAACCTCCTGGACAATCCCCCCCTGCTGAAAACCATGAGCAGCCAAGCCAGAAATTCCATGGAAAGCCGCTCCTTCGGAGCCTCTTTCGACCAGGTTTGGTCTTATTATGGGCAGACGGGCTAG
- a CDS encoding alkaline phosphatase family protein, with protein sequence MRNNVLLVLLDGLNHDTAQECMGALQGLCEAGKASLYPVQCELPALSRPLYECILTGKTPVQSGVTHNGHARMSREQSVFHYARAAGLTTAAAAYQWVSELYNRTPFDPPRDRHVCDPDLPIQYGHFYFVDRYPDTHLFADAESLRLRHHPHFLLAHPMAVDHAGHLQGAESPLYRNSAREADALLAEYLPGWLKGGYQVLVTADHGMNRDKTHNGLLPEERTVPLFTIGEGFSHDPAARPLQTEICGTICELLGVEHEKSVCAELIRKH encoded by the coding sequence ATGCGCAACAATGTCCTCCTGGTCCTTTTGGACGGATTGAATCACGACACGGCTCAGGAGTGCATGGGTGCGCTTCAGGGGCTGTGCGAGGCTGGCAAGGCCAGTCTGTATCCGGTCCAGTGCGAACTGCCGGCCCTGTCCAGGCCGCTGTACGAATGCATCCTGACCGGCAAGACCCCGGTGCAGAGCGGGGTGACGCATAACGGTCATGCCCGGATGTCCCGGGAGCAGAGCGTTTTCCATTATGCCCGAGCTGCTGGGCTGACCACGGCCGCCGCCGCCTACCAGTGGGTCAGCGAGTTGTACAATCGTACCCCTTTTGATCCACCCCGGGATCGTCATGTCTGTGATCCGGACCTGCCCATCCAGTACGGCCATTTTTATTTCGTGGATCGCTACCCGGACACCCATCTTTTCGCCGACGCGGAGAGTCTGCGTCTGCGCCATCACCCCCATTTCCTGCTGGCCCATCCCATGGCCGTGGACCACGCCGGTCACCTCCAGGGAGCGGAATCGCCTCTGTACCGGAACAGCGCCCGGGAGGCGGACGCTCTGCTGGCCGAATATCTTCCAGGTTGGCTGAAGGGCGGGTATCAGGTCCTGGTCACGGCGGATCATGGCATGAACAGGGACAAGACCCACAATGGTCTGCTGCCCGAAGAACGCACCGTCCCCCTGTTTACCATCGGCGAAGGTTTCAGCCACGACCCCGCGGCCCGCCCCCTCCAGACAGAAATCTGTGGAACGATCTGCGAGTTGCTGGGGGTGGAGCATGAGAAGAGCGTGTGCGCGGAGTTGATCAGAAAACACTGA
- a CDS encoding ABC transporter permease: MTSQGFFTWLTRIYLVLFFVYLFLPLIFMVTAAFNDSRFPTMLPWEGFTTKWFYGFDARDRAVGLFQDARMGRAILNSVIIGMGVIALAVPLGLAGALLLSNLQSRAKGFFYGVMVSPILTPGVILGISTLVFWTEYFQVSGGLFLAVIAQSTFIAAYCMLLFLARLERFDQTQQEAALDLGASHFMVVRRILLPYMRPAILSACLIAFLQSFENYNTTLFVIGIQDTMTINIATRVRLGLTPAVNAIGVILIVMTVCGAVAYEILRRREQPVRI; this comes from the coding sequence ATGACTTCCCAGGGCTTTTTTACCTGGCTGACCAGAATCTATCTGGTGCTTTTTTTTGTGTATCTCTTCCTGCCGTTAATATTCATGGTCACAGCTGCGTTCAATGACAGTCGTTTTCCGACCATGCTCCCCTGGGAGGGCTTCACCACCAAATGGTTTTACGGTTTTGATGCCCGCGACCGCGCAGTGGGACTGTTCCAGGATGCCCGGATGGGGCGGGCCATTCTCAATTCCGTGATTATCGGTATGGGGGTGATCGCCCTGGCCGTGCCCCTGGGACTCGCCGGCGCGCTGCTGCTCTCCAATTTGCAAAGCAGGGCCAAGGGCTTTTTCTACGGGGTCATGGTTTCACCGATCCTGACACCAGGTGTGATCTTGGGCATCTCCACTTTGGTGTTCTGGACCGAGTACTTTCAGGTCAGTGGCGGGTTGTTCCTGGCCGTGATCGCCCAGTCCACGTTTATTGCCGCCTACTGCATGCTGCTCTTTCTGGCCCGGCTGGAGCGGTTCGACCAGACCCAGCAGGAGGCGGCCCTGGACCTGGGCGCTTCCCACTTCATGGTGGTCAGGCGCATCCTTCTGCCGTACATGCGCCCGGCCATTCTCTCGGCCTGCCTGATCGCCTTTCTCCAGTCCTTCGAGAATTACAACACCACTTTGTTCGTGATCGGCATCCAGGATACCATGACCATCAACATCGCCACCCGGGTCCGGTTGGGACTGACCCCTGCCGTGAACGCCATCGGGGTGATTCTCATCGTCATGACTGTGTGCGGGGCTGTTGCGTACGAGATTTTACGACGTCGCGAACAGCCTGTACGGATCTGA
- a CDS encoding ABC transporter permease, with amino-acid sequence MSELFRRLGPVIGCCVLGISVFWVVVLVVLPQIMMVDMSLRPNLPPSLRGGPDDTYTLANYLTIWNNQVHRSIFIKTIWSALLVTALSLAVCYPIAYYLAQAARARMVPLLVLGLIIPFWVNEILRTYSWFLILSRNGLLNQLLMFLGVTDSAVNFGGLGAVMIGMVYAYILFMVFPLYNSMESLDRNQIEAARDLGASWPRIHWRLVIPHAKPGIAVGCIMTFMLAAGTVAVPQIMQSLPGGTGARWFTQVIYSWFFDGGDWNTGAAYAFALLLLCVLFIIAMMHLFKVGLKDIAR; translated from the coding sequence ATGAGTGAGCTGTTTCGCCGCCTCGGCCCGGTCATTGGCTGCTGTGTGCTTGGCATCAGCGTTTTCTGGGTCGTGGTTCTGGTCGTCCTGCCCCAGATAATGATGGTGGACATGTCCTTGCGGCCAAACCTTCCGCCGTCTCTTCGAGGCGGACCCGATGACACCTACACCCTGGCCAACTATCTGACCATCTGGAACAATCAGGTTCATCGCTCCATCTTCATCAAGACCATCTGGTCCGCTTTGCTGGTCACGGCTCTGTCTTTGGCCGTCTGTTATCCCATCGCCTACTACCTGGCTCAGGCTGCACGAGCCCGAATGGTACCATTGTTGGTTCTGGGGCTGATCATCCCGTTCTGGGTCAACGAGATCCTGCGTACCTATTCCTGGTTCCTGATCCTCTCCCGGAACGGGCTGCTGAACCAGCTGCTCATGTTTCTGGGTGTGACGGACAGTGCCGTGAATTTCGGCGGGCTGGGTGCGGTGATGATCGGGATGGTTTACGCTTATATTCTGTTCATGGTTTTTCCGCTCTACAATTCCATGGAGTCCCTTGATCGCAACCAGATCGAGGCGGCCCGGGATTTGGGGGCGTCATGGCCCCGTATCCACTGGCGCCTGGTGATCCCGCACGCCAAACCCGGAATCGCCGTGGGCTGCATCATGACCTTCATGCTCGCTGCGGGTACCGTGGCCGTACCCCAAATCATGCAATCCCTGCCCGGCGGCACTGGGGCACGCTGGTTTACCCAGGTGATCTACAGCTGGTTTTTCGATGGCGGGGACTGGAATACCGGGGCGGCCTACGCCTTTGCCCTGCTTTTACTCTGCGTGCTGTTTATTATCGCCATGATGCACCTGTTCAAGGTCGGCCTGAAGGATATCGCCCGATGA